The genomic DNA TGGCCCGAACTGGGGCGCCAGAAAGCGGTAATCACCATCGGCCCAGCCCAGAATGCCCTGGTGTGAGGCGAACGGCTGCGGCTCGCTGGCATCCACCTGCAGGTCGCCAGCGCCAATGGGCAGCCGCAGCACGCTGGTGACATGGCCCAGGTTGCTCTCCTGGCCGCTCATGCTTTTCCAGACCATCACCAGACCGGCGTCCAGGCCGGCTTTTTGCAGCAGCCCGGTAATGATGGTGCTTTGCAGCAGGCACTGGCGCTCGCCAGTCTTCACGATGCTGGCGAACTCGAAGCCGCGTTCCAGGCTGAATTTCGGCACCACTTTCTTGATGAATTTGTGCGCCCAGGCGGCGGTGTCACGGGCCAGCGCATCCTTCTCGGCCGGGGACTTGGCAGCCTGTAGCTGTGCCTTTCGCCGGGCCAGCGCCTGATCCAGGGTCTGGCCGCCCGCCAGAGGCACGCCGCCGCGCAAGTAGGCGTCGGCCAGCCAGCTCTGGAAATGGCCCGGCATCCCGGCCAGGCGGTACGAGTCGTCGGCCAGGGCCTGGAAGTTCTTGCCGCCGTAGCTCAGGTCGGCCGGCGTAGCGGCCGCCGCGCAGGCCAGCGGCGTCAGCATCAGAGTGGTGGCAAGCACAGCACTGAATTTTCTTTTGAACATTTTTGGCTCCTCTTCTGAGAATGAACGGGAACGAAGGCGGCCGGGTGAGAGTGGAAGCGGCACAGAGGCACGAAGCCGAGCTAGAGCTTCCAGATCATCCCCCGGCGGGCCATCCAGGCCAGGCCCAGCCAGACGGCCAGCACGTAGCTCAGCGTGTAGGCCCAGCCGCCCCCAGCTGGCCCGAAACTGGCCCGGGCCAGCTCCAGCAGCGAGGCCGCGACCGATTCGGTCTTGCCGGTCCAAGTGACCTGCCAGTCCAGCAGAATCCACACTTTGATCAGGATGGGCAGCACGTAGCCGGCCAGCGCGTTGCGGCCCGGAATGGTCAGCGGGGCCAGCAGCGCCGCGCCGCCGGGCACCCGGCCGGAATCGGCCAGCAGCCAGAAGGCCAGAATGCCCAAAGTACCCAGGCCAGCGCTGTACAGCACATAGGGCGGCGTCCAGAGAGCCTTGCTGAACGGCAGCTGCCCGCTGGCGGCCCAGCCGTATCCCAGCGCGCCGAACAGCAGACCCAGCCCCAGCAGTTTCCAGGGGGCGCCGGGGTCTTTTTGCTGGAGTGGGCGGGCCACCGCCGCGCCCAGCAGCACCAGCGCCGTAGCCGGAACCACCGAGAGCAGCCCGCGCAGGCCCCAGGGGGAAAGCCAGGCGTCGTTCAGGGCCTGAACCGGGTTGGCCGTTTCGCCCACCACGCCTATGCCGCCCGGATGCGGCGTCACTGTCAGAAACAGGGCGTAGCCCAGCAGCAAGGCGCCCGCGACCAGCAGCTGCCAGCGCCCACGCAGGCGGCCGCACAGCGCCGCAAAAAAGGTGGCCAGGGCAATCAGCTGCAGCACCCCCAGCCCCAGCGTCGGCGCATGCTGGGTCACGCTGGTCACGAAGGCACCCAGCAGGTACAGCCGCGCGGCGCGGGTCAGCAGGCGGCGAAAGCGCAGCCGGCCGGTCACGCCCGCTTTCTGCATGGCGGCCAGCGAGAACGGCAGGGCAGCCCCAGCGCAGAACAGAAACCAGGGAAACACCAGGTCGGTCAGCGTCAGGCCGCCGAAAGGAGCGTGGACCAGCTGCGCCGGCGTAAAGTCGCCCAGCGCGACGTTGTTGACCAGCAGCATCAGCAGCACGGTCAGGCCGCGCCAGGCGTCCAGGGCGGTCAGCCGGAAGCGGCGGGCCGGTGGCTGGGCGGGGGAGGCGGGGGCAGCCGGGCCGACCTCGGACGCCTGTGCATGTACTTGAACCTCCGGGCCAGCCAACTCTGTTGCCATGTCTTTACCCCTTTGCGCCGCTGTTCGCCTGCTTGCCACTGCACCCTAGAGAGCGAAGATCAAAGGACGGTGAAACGGCTGGCAAGGCAGCCCATCGGCCGCAGCGCTGCCTTGCCTAGTCAGCCGGCTGAGCTTCCGGGCCGGTCGGCTGCCCGTCCAGGCTCAGATTCACCGCCAGCACGTTCACGCGCGGCTCACCCAGCAGGCCCAGGTCACGGCCCTTCAGGTGGGCGCGAATCACTTTTTCCACCTCGGCAGGCTGCACGCCCCGCGCCTGAGCGATGCGGCTGACCTGCAGCAGCGCCGTTGCCAGCGTCACGTCAGGGTCCAGGCCGCTGGCCGAGGCGGTCACGGCATCTACAGGCACCGGCACGTCCGCGCCCAGGCCGTTTTCCTGGCGGAAGGCAGTGATGCGCCCTTGCACCGCGTCCCGCAGTTTGGCATTGGTGGGGCCCCAGTTGCTGGCGCCGGAGTTCTCGGCGTTGTAGGGCTGGGGGCCGCTGCCGTCGGTCTTGTTGGTCATGGAGGGGCGACCGTGCAGGTAACGCGGCGAGGTGAAGTTCTGGCCCAGGACCGCCGAGCCGACCACCTGGCCGCCCCGCGTCACCAGGCTGCCGCCCGTCTGATTCGGAAACGCGGCGCCCGCGACCAGGGTGGTCAGCAGCGCACTGAGCAGCAGCCGGGGCAGCGGCGTGGGGCGCTCGGCGGGGAGGGAGGCAGAGTCCTGAAGGTGGGCATTGGGGGTGGTCATTTTGGTTCCTCCTTGAACGTGGTTTTATCGGTGGGGTTGGGCGGTCACAGACCCCTCACCCCTTGCTTTGCAAGGCCCTCTCCCCTGGGGAGAGGGAGGGAGCCGTGCCAGCGGCGGAAGGGTGAGGGGTTATTTCAGCACCACGCCCCGCAGCATCTGGAGGTGGTCGGCGACCGGCCCCAGCGTCAGCGCGGGCAGGAAAGTCAGCGCGCCCACGATCAGGATCACGAACACGGTCAGAGCGCCGAACAGCGCGGTGTCGGTGGGCAGGGTGCCGGAGCCGGTCGGCACGCGCCGTTTGACCGCCAGCATCCCCGCGACCGCCAGCATCGGCAGCAGCATCAGGTAGCGGCCCATCAACATGCTCAGGCCGATGGTGAGGTTGTAAAAGAGGGTGTTGGCGCTCAGGCCGGCAAAGGCGCTGCCGTTGTTAGCGGTGCCGAACGTGTAGGCGTACAGAATTTCGGAAAAGCCGTGCGGGCCGGGGTTGTTCAGCGAACCCAGGGCGCCGGGCAGCACCACGGCCAGCGCGCTGAAGCCCAGGATGCTCAGCGGGTGGGCGAGAACCGCCAGCATGGTCAGCTTGACTTCCTTCGCCTCAATCTTCTTGCCCAGGAATTCCGGCGTGCGGCCCACCATCAGCCCGGCGATAAACACGCCCAGCACCAGGTACTGCACGAAGTTGATAAAGCCCACGCCCTTGCCGCCGAAGACGTTGTTGAGCATCATCTGCAGCATCGGCACGAAACCGCCCATGCCGGTGAACGAGTCGTGCATGGCGTCCACGCTGCCGGTGGTCGCGGCGGTGGTCGTGGTGGCGAACAGCGAGGTCTGCGCGATGCCGAAGCGCACCTCCTTGCCTTCCATGTTGCCGCCCGCCTGGGTCGCCGTGATGGCCTGCTCCGCGCCTAAGCCGCTCAGGATGGGGTTACCGGCCTGCTCGAAGCCGAAGATCAGGGCCAGGAAGCCCACGAACATCACCAGCATCCCGCCGAAGATGACCCAGCCCTGTTTCAGGTTGCCCAGCATCCGCCCGAACACATAGGTCAGCGCCGAGGGCAGCAGCAGCATGGAGAGGATGTGCAGCGCGTTGGTGAGCGGGGTGGGGTTCTCGAAGGGATGCGCGGCGTTCATGGAGAAAAAGCCCCCGCCGTTGGTGCCGATGTGTTTGATGCTTTCCAGACTGGCGACCGGCCCCAGGGCGATGCGCTGGGCCGCGCCTTCCAGCGTGGTGGCCGTCGCGTAGGCGTTCAAGGTCTGCGGCATCCCCTGCCACACGAACACCAGCGCCAACACGAAGCAGACGGGCAGCAGCACCCGGTAAATCAGCCGGGTCACGTCCACCCAGAAGTTGCCCAGGTTGGCGCCGTCGCGCCCCGCCAGCCCGCGCATAAAGGCCAGCGCCGCCGCAAAGCCGGTGGCCGCCGAGGTGAACATGAAGGTCGTGATGACCGCCATCTGCGAAAAGTACGACAGGCTCTGCTCGCCGCTGTAGGCCTGCCAGTTGGTGTTGGTCATGAAGCTGACCACGGTGTTCGAGGCGAGGTCGGGCGACTGCGCGGCCAGGCCCGCCGGGTTCCAGGGCAGCAGCCCTTGCAGCCGCAGCAGCAGGTAAGCCAGCAGCAGCATGACCAGGTTGGACACCACGATGGCGAGGCCGTAGCGCTTCCAGTCCATCCGTTCGCGGGGATTGACGCCGATGACGCGGTAGGTGAGCCGCTCCAGGGCGGTGTCTTTGTGTCCACTGGCCAAGCTGTACAGCCAGTTGCCGACGGGAACGACCAGCGCCGCCATTACGGCGAGCAGCACCACGAATTGCACGAGAGATGCGGGCATGGTTTAAAAGTCCTCCGGATGCAGCAGCGAGTACAGCAGGTAGACGAACAGGGCCAGCGAAATCAGGGCGAGGGCGAGAATCATAAAACCTCCATTGGAAAGGGTTCCCCGAACGCTTGCCAACCGAGCGGACGCGAGAAGGAGCCGGCCGGGGTTGCTTGGAACGGAGCAGCAGACGGCGCTTTTCCGGCTGATGTGGAGTGGAGAGCAGGCCCGGTCATAATTTGTCCATGCCTTTCAGGTAGGCGGCGCACAGGGCGAAAAAGACGACGAGCAGCAAGGGAAGGAGAATGTCCATAGGTTTTTTCCTTTGGCAAGGCACAGGAGCGGGGAGGCGCGGGGGCCTCAGCGCATCAACGGCGTAATCAGCAGGTCAATCAGCTTGATGAACACGAAGGGAATCAGCACGCCGCCCAGGCCGTAGGCCAGCAGGTTGCGGTTGAGCAGCGCTCCGGCGCTCATCGGCTTATAAGGCACGCCCCTCAGCGCCAGCGGAATCAGCGCGGGAATGACCAGCGCGTTGAAAATCACGGCGCTCAGCACGGCGCTGCCCGGCGAGTGCAGGCCCATCACGTTCAGCACGCCGAGTTGCGGGTAGGCGGTCACGAACAGCGCCGGCAGAATGGCGAAGTACTTGGCGACGTCGTTGGCGATGGAAAAGGTGGTCAGCGCCCCGCGCGTGATCAGCAGACCTTTGCCGATTTCCACCACTTCCAGCAGCTTGGTGGGGTCCGAGTCGAGGTCCACCATGTTGCCGGCTTCCTTGGCGGCCTGGGTGCCGGAGTTCATGGCGAGGCCCACGTCGGCCTGCGCGAGCGCCGGAGCGTCGTTGGTGCCGTCGCCCATCATGGCGACCAGCTTGCCGCTCGCCTGCTCCTGCCGAATCATCTCCATCTTGTCTTCGGGCGTGGCCTCGGCCAGAAAGCCGTCCACGCCAGCTTCTTTGGCAATCGCCTCGGCGGTCAGCGGGTTGTCGCCGGTAATCATGACAGTGCGCAGGCCCATGCGCCGCAGCTGCTCGAAGCGCTCGCGGATGCCGGGTTTGATGATGTCGGAGAGCGCCACCACGCCCAGCAGCCGGTCGTTTTCGATGACGGTGAGCGGCGTGGCGCCCTGACGCGACACCTCGTCGGTGATGGCGGCGAGTTCGGGCGGAATGCGGCCCCCGCGCTCCCCCGCCAGCGCTGAGATGCGGCTGCCCGCGCCCTTGCGGATGGAGGTGCCGGGAAAATCCACGCCGCTCATGCGGGTCTGGGCGGTGAATTCGATGAACTCGGCGCTGGCGGGTTCGGGCGCGTCCACGCCGAGTTGCCGGGCCAGCGCGACGATGCTTTTGCCCTCGGGCGTGGGGTCGGCGAGGCTACTCAGCAGTGCGGCTTGCGCCAGTTCCGCCTCGGTCACGCCGGGCAGCGGGTGAAATTTGGTCGCCATGCGGTTACCGATGGTGATGGTGCCGGTTTTGTCGAGCAGCAGCACGTCCACGTCGCCCGCCACCTCCACCGCCTTGCCGCTTTTGGCAATCACGTTGGCCTGCAGCGCCCGGTCCATCCCGGCGATGCCGATGGCCGGCAGCAGCCCGCCGATGGTGGTGGGAATCAGGCAGACCAGCAGCGCAATGAGGGTGACCGCCGAGGCCGGCGCGCCCGCGTACACCGTGAAGGGATAGAGCGTGACCACCGCCAGCAGGAAAATCAGGGTGAGGCCCGAGAGCAAAATAGACAGCGCAATTTCGTTGGGCGTCTTCTGGCGGCTGGCGCCCTCCACCAGCGCGATCATGCGGTCGAGGAAGCTCTCGCCCGCGCCGGAGGTGATTTGCACCACGATGCGGTCGGAGAGCACCTTGGTCCCGCCGGTCACGCCGCTGTGGTCGGTGCCGGCTTCGCGGATGACGGGGGCCGATTCGCCGGTGATGGCGCTCTCGTCCACGCTGGCGAGGCCCTCCACGATTTCGCCGTCGGCGGGAATCATCTCGCCCGCTTCCACGACGACCAGGTCGCCGCGCTGAAGCTGTGTGCCGGCCACGACTTCCTCGCGGCCGTTCATCAGCCGCCGGGCTTTGACGTCTTCACGCGCCGAACGCAGCGACGCCGCCTGCGCCTTGCCGCGCGCCTCGGCTAATCCTTCAGCGAAGTTGGCGAACAGGACGGTCAGCAGCAGCAGCGTCACGGCCAGCTCATAGCCCCAGGGCTTGCCGGTCAGCAGGTTGGCGACGGTCAGATAAGCGGTGAGCGCGGTGCCCACGTACACCACGAACATCACCGGGTTGCGGGCCTGGTCGCGCGGCGAGAGCTTGGCAAAGCTGGCCTTGACGGCGCCGCGCACCAGCTCGGGAGAAAAGATGCTCTGTTGAGGCTGAGGGGCCGCTGTCATGGCACCCACCGGAAAGAGAAACTCTGCATGCCCCGTACTGTGCGCCGGCTTCCCAGGGCGGCACACTGGCCGGCTGGCGGCCCCGACTGGCCAGTTGGCCAGTGGAGGTCCCGGCAGCCGGCTCTATGGTAAAAGGCATGGCCCGGATGACCACCCGCGAATTCCTGCGCGAACTGTTCGCCCCGCCGGCTCTGCCGCTTGCGCCCCAGGTCGTCTGGGCGGTGTGCGTGACCCTGATGGCGCTGGCCTTCGTGGCCGACCTGATGACGCCGGCCTCGCTGGCGGTGGGCACGGTGCTGAGCGCGGCAGTGGCCTTCAGCATGCTGGGCGGACGGCGCGAGGTAACCTGGCAGCTGACTGCGCTGGCACTGACGCTGAACCTGGCCGCCGGGCTCTGGAATGCCCAGCGCGACGGCCTGGACACCACCGCCCTGCTCAACCGCCTGACCAGCCTGGTGACGGTCTTTCTGGTGGGGGCGCTGACCCTGCGCGCCCGTGAAGCGTCCGAGCGGGGCGTGCGGCTGGAAGAAGACCAGCGCCAGCTGACCCGCGAGCGCACCCTGCGGGCCCTGGCCCAGAGCATGGGCGGCCCGCTGGGGCAAAGCGAATTCGTGGAGCGGGCCGCCCCGGCCCTGCTGGAAGCCAGCGGCGCGCTGCGGGTGGAAATCGGCGCGGTGGAAAAGGCCATGCTGCGGGGACCACACGCCCTGGCCGCCGTCAGCGACGACCTGCTGGAACCGTCACGGCTGGGCAGCCGCATTCCGCTGGAATATCTGGCGCACCCGGCGCACGCCGGCAACCTCTGGGCAGTGGACGGCGGCCACACCTGGCTGGCGCGGCTGCGGCGTCCCAGCGAGGGCGACCTGCTGATTATTCTGAGCGGCCCCAAGCTAGAACCGGCCCTGCTGGCCGAGGCGGTAGGGGCGCTGCAGCCCCTGCTGGAACGCACCGTGCTGCTGGACGACCTGCGCGAGAACCGCGCCCAGCTGGAACGTCGCGGCGAGGTGATGCGCGACCTGATCTACGCTTTTTCGCACGACTTGCGCACGCCCCTGATGGCCAACGCCATGAACATGCGGGCGGCGCTAGGCGGTGCCTACGGCCCGCTGCCGGAGGAGTACCGCGCCACGCTGCGCCACGGCCTGGAATCCAACGCGGCGCTGCTCTCGCTGGCCGAGCAGCTGCTGGAAGTGGCCCGCTTCGAGAGCGGACAGATCATGGACGACCCGCCCGAGCCGGTGCCGCTGCGCCCGCTGGTGGAGGGTGTGCTGGCCGAACTGGAGCCGCAAATCCAGGAAAAAGGCATTGAATTGGAGACCAGCCTGACTCCGCTGACCGTGCCCGGCTGGCCGCACGAACTGCGCCGCGCTGTGCAGAACCTGGCCGGCAACGCCATCAAGTTCGTGCCGCCCGGCGGCCGGGTGCGGGTGCAGCTGAGCGAGGAATACGGTGAAGCGGTGCTGCGGGTGGCCGACAACGGGGCCGGGGTGCCGCTCAGCCAGGAAGCCCAGCTGTTCCGGCGTTTCCGGGGCAGCGGCGCCGGCAGTGGCAAGGGCCTGGGCCTGTACCTCACCCGGCAGATTGCTCTGGCGCACGGTGGGCAGGTCTCTTATCGCCGCGCGTCCGGCGAGGGGGGGGGGAGCAGGCGGCGGCCCTTACAGCGTCTTCACCCTGAGCCTGCCGCTGACGTCTGTCCCACTGCCAGCAGGGCGCAGAGCAGGCAAAATGTCAGAGGCATGAGCGAACAGAGCACCCGCATCCTGATCGTCGAGGATCATCCTTTTACCCGTGACGGCCTGCGGGCCATCCTTAATCTGGAGCCGGACCTGGACGTGGTGGCCGAAGCCCGCAGCGGCGAAGAAGCGCTGGAGCTGCTGGAGCACACAGCGGTGGACCTGGTGATCATGGACATCGGGCTGCCGGGGATGGACGGCATCGAGGCAGTCAGCCGCATCCGGGCGCGCTGGCCGCAGCTGCACACGGTGATGCTGACCGCCCACGACATGCGCCAGGAGGTGCTGGCGGCGCTGGCTTCCGGGGCGCAGGCCTACTGCCTCAAGAGTGCCTCACCGGAACTGCTGCTGCTGGCGGTGCGGGCGGCCGCTTCCGGCAGCGCCTACCTTGACCCGCAGGTGGCCCACCACGTGCTGGGCGAGATCCGCGCGCCGTATCAGGCCGACCTGCTGACCGCCCGCGAGCGGCAGGTGCTGCGCGGCATCGCCGAGGGCCAGGCCAACCGCGAAATCGCCGCCGACCTGGGCATCAGCACCAGCATGGTCAAGCTGCATGTGCAGGAGATTCTGGACAAATTGCAGGCCGCCGACCGCACCCAGGCTGCCGTCAAGGCGCTGCGCAGCGGCATGATCTAGCTTCCCCCGGCCAGCTGCGCGGACTTTATTCCGGGCCGAACAGCCAGGGCTGCGCGGGCAGCTCATCCGCCGGCGACAGGCTGCTCACGGTGACGCCGGTCAGCCGTACCCCGCGCCCGGCCCGGAATTCAGGCGCCAGCAATTCGGCGCTGAGCAGATGCGCGACCGCCTGTTCCAGCTCGGCGGCCTGCCGCAGCGGGCGGGGCAGGGTCTGCTGCCGGGTCAGGGTGCGGCGGTCGGAGAATTTCAGTTTCAGCGTCACCGTGCGCCCGACCAGCCCGGCCCGCTCCAGCCGCGCCGCCACCTGCGCGGCCAGCGCCGGCAACCGGGCCCGCACTGCCGGCAGACCGTAAAGATCGTCGGCATAGGTTTCCTCGCTGCCGATGCTCTTGTGCGGCCTGTTGGCCTCCACCGGGCGGTCGTCCTGCCCATGGGCGATGCGCCAGAAATGCCCCCCGCCTTGCCGAAGTGCCGGGTCAGCAGCTCCGGCGAGCCCGCCCGCAGCTCCGCGCCGGTCCCGATGCCCAACGCCCGCAGCCGGCGGGCCGTGGCCGGGCCGATGCCGTGAAAAGCCTCAACCGGCAGTTCCAACAGCAGGGCGTCTGCCTCGGCCGGCAGCAGCACGGTCAGGCCGTCGGGCTTGTTCAGGCCGCTGGCTAACTTGGCCAGGAACTTGTTCACGCTGACCCCGGCGGTGGCGCTCAGGCCGGTGCGCCGGCGAATCTCCGAGCGGATGGCGCGGGCGATCAGGGTGGCGCTGGGCGGGCCGCGCCGCGGCTCGGTGACATCCAGATAAGCCTCGTCCAGCGACAGCGGCTCGACGGCAGCCGTGTACTCGTGAAACACCTCATGCAGCTGCCCGCTCACCTCACGGTAAGCCGCAAAGCGCGGCGGCACCACCAGCAGCCCCGGGCAGCGTTCTAGGGCGCGGTAAAGCGGCATGGCGCTGTGCACGCCAAAAGGCCGCGCCTCGTAGCTGGCGGTCAGCACCACGCTACGCCGCCCACCCCAGGCCACCGCCAGCGGCTGGCCGCGCAGCTCGGGGTGATCCCGCTGCTCGACCGAGGCGTAAAAAGCGTCCATATCCACATGAATGATCTTGCGCTGCGGCGCACTCACGGCGCCCAGTTTACGCCCAGCATCGCCTGGACCAATCTGCCCAGCGCAGCATTCTTCAACCCAGCGCCCTATCAACCCAGCGCCACATCCAGCACCATCATGGCGACGAACCCGCCCAGCGCCGAGAGGGTTGCCAAGTCGGTCAAGCCGGTGCGCTGGGATTCGGGAATCAGTTCCTCGATCACCACGAAAATCATCGCGCCGGCCGCGAAGCTCAGGGCGTAGGGCAAAAAGGGGAGAGCATTCACCACGAACAGCGCACCCAGGTAGCCCCCGACCGGCTCCACCAGCGCCGACGCCTGCCCGAACATGAACGCCCGCCGGCGCGAGAGGCCGGCCGCGTACAGCGGCAGGGCCACCGCCAGCCCTTCTGGAATGTTCTGAATACCGATCCCCAGCGCCAGGGCCAGCGCGCTGCCCAGCGTGGCTCCCTCTGCGCCCTGGCCGGCCCGCCGAAGCTGACGTCCACCGCCATGCCTTCAGGCAGGTTGTGGATGGTCATGGCGGCCAGCAGCAGGGCGCCCTGTGACCAGCGCACCGGCACGCCCTCGGCCTGCTCGCGGGCGAAACCGGGGTGCAGGTGCGGCAGCAGTTTGTCCAGCCCGCCCACAAAGCCGGCGCCCAGCAGCAGCCCCACGGCCGCCGGAACCCAGGGCACCATGCCCTGATTCCCGGCCATCTCTATCGCCGGGTTGAGCAGCGACCAGAAGCTGGCGGCCAGCATCACCCCGGCGGCCAGGCCCTGGGCGGCACTCAGCAGCCGCGGACTGACCGAGCGCGTAAACAGCACCAGCGAAGCCCCCAGCGCCGTAAGAGACCAGGTAAAAATGGTGGCACCCAGGGCCTGCTGAGGGGGAGAAAGCTGCTGGAAAAAGGAAAACAGGCCGTCCACCGCCCTATGCTGCCACAGCCCCGCGCAGCCTGCGGGCGCGCACCGCGCAGGAGCTCAGGAAAAGGTTACACAGGACTGCGCAATAAACGTTAGATTAAGGGGTATGCCCGCAGCGGTTTCTCCCTCCGAAGACATATTCGTGGCCAGTTGCGCCCGGCTGGCCGATTTTCAGCAAGTCGCGGAGGTGCTGGAATTCGTGCTTGGCACCGTGGGCGAGGCCCTGGCTGCTCCGGCCGGCGCCGCTTTTCCAGTGTCCGGCGGCCAACTGCTGACCTCGGCTGCCGCTGCGGTTCTCTGGGGGCAGCCGGCCCCGGCGTTCCTGGAAAAAGCCGCCACTCTGGCCACAAACTCTCTGGCCACAAACTCTCTGGCCACAAACTCTCTGGCTGCAGACTCTCTGGCCGCGAACAATCTGACGCAGGCGGCTCCGCTGGCCGGGGAGAGCGGCCCGCTGACCCTGCCGCTGCGCCCGCAGCCGCAGTCTGCCCCCGGTGCCGTGCTGGTGCTGGACCGGCCGGCCGGCAGTGCAGCCGCGCTTCCGGGCCTGACACCAGGTCTGGAAACTTTTCTCAGCCTGAGTGCGCTGGCGCTGGACCGGCTGCAGCAGCAAGCGGCGCTCAAGCAGCTACAGCGCCAGCAGAAGCGGGAGCGGCAGCTGCTGATGGCCAGCCCGGTCGCCATCGCGGCCGGCCGGCTGGATGGCCGGCTCACTCTGGTCAACGACGCCTATCTGAACCTGCTGCGCTACAGCCGCACCGAATTCGATTCCGGCCTAATCAACTGGGCCAACCTGACCCCGCCCGAGTACCGGGGCACCGACGACGAAGCGTTTCAGCGCGCCTACAGCGCCGGGGAATCCGGCTGGTACGAAAAGGAGATGCTCAACCGGCAGGGCGAGCGCATTCCGCTGCGGGTCAATCTGTTCCGGCAGGGCGAGCACGGCAACGACGACGATATTCTGGTAGTGGGCTACCTGCACGACCTGCGCGAACAGCGGGCGCTGGAAGCGGCGCAGGCCAGCATGACGGCCGAGATGAATGCCCTACTGCAGCAGCAGGGGCTGTCGCTGGCGCAGCTGGCGGCGCAACTTCAGACTCAAAACGGCGAACTTGAAGCCCGCACCCGGGTGCTCGAAGGCATG from Deinococcus sp. Marseille-Q6407 includes the following:
- a CDS encoding heparan-alpha-glucosaminide N-acetyltransferase domain-containing protein: MATELAGPEVQVHAQASEVGPAAPASPAQPPARRFRLTALDAWRGLTVLLMLLVNNVALGDFTPAQLVHAPFGGLTLTDLVFPWFLFCAGAALPFSLAAMQKAGVTGRLRFRRLLTRAARLYLLGAFVTSVTQHAPTLGLGVLQLIALATFFAALCGRLRGRWQLLVAGALLLGYALFLTVTPHPGGIGVVGETANPVQALNDAWLSPWGLRGLLSVVPATALVLLGAAVARPLQQKDPGAPWKLLGLGLLFGALGYGWAASGQLPFSKALWTPPYVLYSAGLGTLGILAFWLLADSGRVPGGAALLAPLTIPGRNALAGYVLPILIKVWILLDWQVTWTGKTESVAASLLELARASFGPAGGGWAYTLSYVLAVWLGLAWMARRGMIWKL
- the kdpC gene encoding potassium-transporting ATPase subunit KdpC codes for the protein MTTPNAHLQDSASLPAERPTPLPRLLLSALLTTLVAGAAFPNQTGGSLVTRGGQVVGSAVLGQNFTSPRYLHGRPSMTNKTDGSGPQPYNAENSGASNWGPTNAKLRDAVQGRITAFRQENGLGADVPVPVDAVTASASGLDPDVTLATALLQVSRIAQARGVQPAEVEKVIRAHLKGRDLGLLGEPRVNVLAVNLSLDGQPTGPEAQPAD
- the kdpA gene encoding potassium-transporting ATPase subunit KdpA, with amino-acid sequence MPASLVQFVVLLAVMAALVVPVGNWLYSLASGHKDTALERLTYRVIGVNPRERMDWKRYGLAIVVSNLVMLLLAYLLLRLQGLLPWNPAGLAAQSPDLASNTVVSFMTNTNWQAYSGEQSLSYFSQMAVITTFMFTSAATGFAAALAFMRGLAGRDGANLGNFWVDVTRLIYRVLLPVCFVLALVFVWQGMPQTLNAYATATTLEGAAQRIALGPVASLESIKHIGTNGGGFFSMNAAHPFENPTPLTNALHILSMLLLPSALTYVFGRMLGNLKQGWVIFGGMLVMFVGFLALIFGFEQAGNPILSGLGAEQAITATQAGGNMEGKEVRFGIAQTSLFATTTTAATTGSVDAMHDSFTGMGGFVPMLQMMLNNVFGGKGVGFINFVQYLVLGVFIAGLMVGRTPEFLGKKIEAKEVKLTMLAVLAHPLSILGFSALAVVLPGALGSLNNPGPHGFSEILYAYTFGTANNGSAFAGLSANTLFYNLTIGLSMLMGRYLMLLPMLAVAGMLAVKRRVPTGSGTLPTDTALFGALTVFVILIVGALTFLPALTLGPVADHLQMLRGVVLK
- the kdpF gene encoding K(+)-transporting ATPase subunit F yields the protein MILALALISLALFVYLLYSLLHPEDF
- the kdpB gene encoding potassium-transporting ATPase subunit KdpB, yielding MTAAPQPQQSIFSPELVRGAVKASFAKLSPRDQARNPVMFVVYVGTALTAYLTVANLLTGKPWGYELAVTLLLLTVLFANFAEGLAEARGKAQAASLRSAREDVKARRLMNGREEVVAGTQLQRGDLVVVEAGEMIPADGEIVEGLASVDESAITGESAPVIREAGTDHSGVTGGTKVLSDRIVVQITSGAGESFLDRMIALVEGASRQKTPNEIALSILLSGLTLIFLLAVVTLYPFTVYAGAPASAVTLIALLVCLIPTTIGGLLPAIGIAGMDRALQANVIAKSGKAVEVAGDVDVLLLDKTGTITIGNRMATKFHPLPGVTEAELAQAALLSSLADPTPEGKSIVALARQLGVDAPEPASAEFIEFTAQTRMSGVDFPGTSIRKGAGSRISALAGERGGRIPPELAAITDEVSRQGATPLTVIENDRLLGVVALSDIIKPGIRERFEQLRRMGLRTVMITGDNPLTAEAIAKEAGVDGFLAEATPEDKMEMIRQEQASGKLVAMMGDGTNDAPALAQADVGLAMNSGTQAAKEAGNMVDLDSDPTKLLEVVEIGKGLLITRGALTTFSIANDVAKYFAILPALFVTAYPQLGVLNVMGLHSPGSAVLSAVIFNALVIPALIPLALRGVPYKPMSAGALLNRNLLAYGLGGVLIPFVFIKLIDLLITPLMR
- a CDS encoding response regulator, with amino-acid sequence MARMTTREFLRELFAPPALPLAPQVVWAVCVTLMALAFVADLMTPASLAVGTVLSAAVAFSMLGGRREVTWQLTALALTLNLAAGLWNAQRDGLDTTALLNRLTSLVTVFLVGALTLRAREASERGVRLEEDQRQLTRERTLRALAQSMGGPLGQSEFVERAAPALLEASGALRVEIGAVEKAMLRGPHALAAVSDDLLEPSRLGSRIPLEYLAHPAHAGNLWAVDGGHTWLARLRRPSEGDLLIILSGPKLEPALLAEAVGALQPLLERTVLLDDLRENRAQLERRGEVMRDLIYAFSHDLRTPLMANAMNMRAALGGAYGPLPEEYRATLRHGLESNAALLSLAEQLLEVARFESGQIMDDPPEPVPLRPLVEGVLAELEPQIQEKGIELETSLTPLTVPGWPHELRRAVQNLAGNAIKFVPPGGRVRVQLSEEYGEAVLRVADNGAGVPLSQEAQLFRRFRGSGAGSGKGLGLYLTRQIALAHGGQVSYRRASGEGGGSRRRPLQRLHPEPAADVCPTASRAQSRQNVRGMSEQSTRILIVEDHPFTRDGLRAILNLEPDLDVVAEARSGEEALELLEHTAVDLVIMDIGLPGMDGIEAVSRIRARWPQLHTVMLTAHDMRQEVLAALASGAQAYCLKSASPELLLLAVRAAASGSAYLDPQVAHHVLGEIRAPYQADLLTARERQVLRGIAEGQANREIAADLGISTSMVKLHVQEILDKLQAADRTQAAVKALRSGMI
- the dinB gene encoding DNA polymerase IV yields the protein MSAPQRKIIHVDMDAFYASVEQRDHPELRGQPLAVAWGGRRSVVLTASYEARPFGVHSAMPLYRALERCPGLLVVPPRFAAYREVSGQLHEVFHEYTAAVEPLSLDEAYLDVTEPRRGPPSATLIARAIRSEIRRRTGLSATAGVSVNKFLAKLASGLNKPDGLTVLLPAEADALLLELPVEAFHGIGPATARRLRALGIGTGAELRAGSPELLTRHFGKAGGISGASPMGRTTARWRPTGRTRASAARKPMPTIFTVCRQCGPGCRRWPRRWRRGWSGPGWSGAR
- a CDS encoding ZIP family metal transporter; the protein is MALPLYAAGLSRRRAFMFGQASALVEPVGGYLGALFVVNALPFLPYALSFAAGAMIFVVIEELIPESQRTGLTDLATLSALGGFVAMMVLDVALG